Proteins encoded together in one Lathamus discolor isolate bLatDis1 chromosome 3, bLatDis1.hap1, whole genome shotgun sequence window:
- the CHRD gene encoding chordin isoform X2: MSRFVRPLPATRTPVLAPHACTSLSSPFLASRIPLRVPRVVGTGTGSGIGSGLRAQREAGRCRPLSGAAAGGCPRPRGDRGDGGGGGGGVSAGCAFGGHFYALEETWHPDLGEPFGVMRCVICHCEPQRNRRGKPAGKVNCKNMKQDCPVPACPRATLLPGHCCHTCPKALPGPPEKSSALALDTFEYFQDKEDDLEKPYNDRSYLSSEGLARDDARTEFVALLTSGGSELWHPTSSAVAKARFTLLRSYLLFSISYERLGRPSRVRFSDPEGNVLFEHPVQKTAASEEGMPCRHPQLCGMWRTVSKANVQLLRGEQLRVSLVTRTQPSGEVHGHILKHRALFAETFSAILTSSDPTHLGAGGMAMLTLSDAENNLHFILMARGLLEPGAGESPSVPLRVRILHQGQTLREVHANITVEDPDFAEVLSELSARELQWLVQGQLRIVAETEGRHARQLAGTITTRRSCDTIQSVLCGADALLPTKTGAAGSAKLALHENGTLEYQVQVVGTASEVVGITLETKPRRKSKRNILFDMTPSYKDGLAWGTWQNPSARDAHMLLQNELFLNVATKDWAEGELRGQVISLPYSGLLARYTEMPVVLAGQLVSPPVGSGAGGHAWLSLDEHCHLHYEISVAGLGRPADGTISAHLHGVAELGEMGTRPHQHKRLLKGFYSTEAQGVVKDLDADLLQHLAQGTAFLQVSTKAHPNGEMRGRVHIPNQCHAGGTRLAPGEALGEAELPEGTKTRDLEQLKKDPNSCFFEGQHRAHGTRWAPDYDKKCSICSCQKRTVICDPILCQPLNCTRQVHPEELCCPICEEKKTGQEELKLERARDSSEGCYFDGDKTWRGSGTRWHPVVPPFGLIKCAICTCKGTTGEVHCEKVQCPRLTCANPVRASPSDCCKQCPAPEKSVPELADTMQADGPRACRFGRRWYLNNESWHPSVPPFGEMKCILCWCVSGETHCQRQECPPAACTSPARRDNPCCAKCRAPDAPVDAQEKVHEARAEARSR; encoded by the exons ATGTCCCGCTTCGTCCGCCCCCTCCCCGCCACCCGCACCCCCGTCCTTGCACCGCATGCCTgcacctccctttcctccccttttcttgCATCGCGCATCCCGCTCCGGGTCCCCCGGGTGGTCGGGACCGGCACCGGGAGCGGGATCGGGAGCGGTCTCCGTGCCCAGCGGGAGGCGGGGCGGTGCCGGCCGCTGTCAGGGGCTGCGGCAGGGGGGTGTCCGCGCCCCAGAGGTGACCGGGGCGACGGTGGTGGTGGCGGCGGTGGGGTCTCCGCAGGCTGCGCCTTCGGGGGTCACTTCTATGCCCTGGAGGAGACGTGGCACCCGGACCTGGGGGAGCCCTTCGGGGTCATGCGCTGCGTTATCTGCCACTGCGAGCCG CAGAGGAACCGCCGAGGGAAGCCAGCAGGAAAAGTGAACTGCAAGAACATGAAGCAGGACTGCCCGGTGCCAGCCTGCCCACGGGCCACGCTGCTGCCCGGGCACTGCTGCCACACCTGCCCCAAAG CTTTGCCAGGACCCCCAGAGAAGAGTTCTGCACTTGCCCTCGACACCTTCGAGTACTTCCAGGACAAGGAGGATGACCTGGAGAAGCCCTACAATGACCGCTCCTACCTCAGCTCCGAGGGGCTGGCCCGTGATGATGCCCGCACAG AGTTCGTGGCCTTGCTGACGAGCGGTGGCTCAGAGCTGTGGCACCCGACGTCCAGTGCGGTGGCCAAGGCTCGCTTCACCCTGCTGCGCTCCTACCTGCTCTTCTCCATCAGCTACGAGCG GCTGGGGCGGCCGAGCCGGGTGCGTTTCAGTGACCCTGAGGGCAATGTCTTGTTCGAACACCCCGTGCAGAAGACCGCTGCCTCCGAGGAGGGCATG CCCTGCCGTCACCCGCAGCTCTGCGGGATGTGGAGGACAGTGTCCAAGGCCAACGTCCAGCTGCTGAGGGGGGAGCAGCTCCGAGTGTCCCTTGTCACCCGTACACAGCCCTCTGGAGAGGTCCATGGGCACATCCTCAAGCACCGGGCGCTCTTTGCTG AGACGTTCAGTGCCATCCTGACCTCATCGGACCCCACACACCTGGGTGCTGGGGGCATGGCCATGCTGACGCTGAGTGACGCAGAGAACAACCTGCACTTCATCCTCATGGCCCGGGGGCTGCTGGAGCCTGGTGCCGGGG AATCCCCCTCGGTTCCGCTGCGGGTGCGCATCTTGCACCAGGGCCAGACACTGCGGGAGGTCCATGCCAACATTACCGTGGAG GACCCTGACTTTGCGGAGGTGCTGAGCGAGCTCTCTGCCCGTGAGCTGCAGTGGTTGGTGCAGGGGCAGCTCCGCATCGTGGCTGAGACAGAGGGCCGGCACGCACGCCAGCTGGCAGGCACCATCACCACCCGCCGCAGCTGTGACA CCATACAAAGCGTGCTGTGTGGAGCAGATGCCTTGCTGCCAACCAAGACAGGGGCTGCAGGTTCGGCCAAGCTGGCACTGCACGAGAATGGCACCCTGGAGTACCAG GTGCAGGTGGTGGGCACTGCCAGTGAGGTGGTGGGCATCACGCTGGAGACCAAACCCCGGCGGAAGAGCAAGAGGAACATCCTGTTTGACATGACACCCAGCTACAAGGACGGGCTG GCCTGGGGCACCTGGCAGAACCCCAGTGCCCGCGATGCCCACATGCTGCTGCAGAATGAGCTCTTCCTCAACGTGGCCACCAAGGACTGGGCGGAGGGTGAGCTGCGGGGCCAAGTCATCTCCTTGCCCTACAGCGGGCTGCTTGCCCGCTACACAG AGATGCCCGTGGTGCTGGCGGGGCAGCTGGTGTCCCCCCCGGTGGGCAGCGGTGCGGGGGGGCACGCCTGGCTCTCGCTGGATGAGCACTGCCACCTGCACTACGAGATCTCGGTGGCGGGGCTGGGCCGCCCGGCCGATGGCACCATCAGCGCCCATCTCCATGGCGTGGCTGAGCTGGGCGAGATGGGCACCCGGCCCCACCAGCACAAGCGCCTGCTCAAGGGTTTCTACAGCACCGAG GCTCAGGGGGTGGTGAAGGACCTGGATGCtgacctgctgcagcacctgGCGCAGGGCACTGCCTTCCTGCAAGTCAGCACCAAAGCCCACCCTAATGGAGAAATGCGAGGACGG GTGCACATCCCCAACCAGTGCCATGCAGGAGGGACGCGCCTGGCCCCGGGGGAAGCCCTGGGGGAGGCCGAGCTCCCTGAGGGCACCAAGACCAGGGATCTGGAGCAGCTGAAGAAGGACCCCAACTCCTGCTTCTTTGAGGGGCAGCACCGGGCACACGGCACTCGCTGGGCACCTGACTATGACAAGAAGTGCTCCATCTGCAGCTGCCAG AAGCGCACGGTGATTTGCGACCCCATCCTGTGCCAGCCCCTCAACTGTACCCGCCAGGTGCACCCCGAGGAGCTGTGCTGCCCCATCTGCGAAG AGAAGAAGACtgggcaggaggagctgaagCTGGAGCGGGCACGGGACAGTAGTGAGG gCTGCTACTTCGATGGGGACAAGACATGGCGAGGCTCTGGCACCCGCTGGCACCCTGTTGTGCCCCCCTTCGGCCTCATCAAATGTGCCATCTGCACCTGCAAG GGCACCACGGGTGAAGTACACTGCGAGAAGGTGCAGTGCCCACGGCTCACTTGTGCCAACCCTGTGCGCGCCAGCCCCTCTGACTGCTGCAAGCAGTGCCCAG ccccagagaAGAGTGTCCCTGAGCTGGCCGACACCATGCAGGCGGATGGGCCACGGGCATGCCGCTTTGGGCGCCGCTGGTACCTCAACAATGAGAGCTGGCATCCCTCCGTGCCCCCCTTTGGAGAAATGAAGTGTATCCTGTGCTGGTGTGTG TCGGGGGAGACACACTGCCAGCGCCAGGAGTGCCccccagctgcctgcaccagcCCTGCCAGGAGGGACAACCCCTGCTGCGCCAAGTGCCGTG CCCCGGATGCCCCCGTGGATGCACAGGAGAAAGTTCATGAGGCCAGGGCAGAGGCACGGAGCCGCTGA
- the CHRD gene encoding chordin isoform X9: MRAALLLLLAVLLLLPGRAARPKLALPIRPDTDPLPPGGAAGCAFGGHFYALEETWHPDLGEPFGVMRCVICHCEPQRNRRGKPAGKVNCKNMKQDCPVPACPRATLLPGHCCHTCPKGPPEKSSALALDTFEYFQDKEDDLEKPYNDRSYLSSEGLARDDARTEFVALLTSGGSELWHPTSSAVAKARFTLLRSYLLFSISYERLGRPSRVRFSDPEGNVLFEHPVQKTAASEEGMLCGMWRTVSKANVQLLRGEQLRVSLVTRTQPSGEVHGHILKHRALFAETFSAILTSSDPTHLGAGGMAMLTLSDAENNLHFILMARGLLEPGAGESPSVPLRVRILHQGQTLREVHANITVEDPDFAEVLSELSARELQWLVQGQLRIVAETEGRHARQLAGTITTRRSCDTIQSVLCGADALLPTKTGAAGSAKLALHENGTLEYQVQVVGTASEVVGITLETKPRRKSKRNILFDMTPSYKDGLAWGTWQNPSARDAHMLLQNELFLNVATKDWAEGELRGQVISLPYSGLLARYTEMPVVLAGQLVSPPVGSGAGGHAWLSLDEHCHLHYEISVAGLGRPADGTISAHLHGVAELGEMGTRPHQHKRLLKGFYSTEAQGVVKDLDADLLQHLAQGTAFLQVSTKAHPNGEMRGRVHIPNQCHAGGTRLAPGEALGEAELPEGTKTRDLEQLKKDPNSCFFEGQHRAHGTRWAPDYDKKCSICSCQKRTVICDPILCQPLNCTRQVHPEELCCPICEEKKTGQEELKLERARDSSEGCYFDGDKTWRGSGTRWHPVVPPFGLIKCAICTCKGTTGEVHCEKVQCPRLTCANPVRASPSDCCKQCPAPEKSVPELADTMQADGPRACRFGRRWYLNNESWHPSVPPFGEMKCILCWCVSGETHCQRQECPPAACTSPARRDNPCCAKCRAPDAPVDAQEKVHEARAEARSR, encoded by the exons ATGCGCGCTgcgctgctcctgctgctcgccgtgctcctgctgctgcccggccgcgccgcccgccccaaGCTCGCCCTGCCCATCCGGCCCGACACGGACCCGCTGCCCCCCGGAGGGGCGGCAG GCTGCGCCTTCGGGGGTCACTTCTATGCCCTGGAGGAGACGTGGCACCCGGACCTGGGGGAGCCCTTCGGGGTCATGCGCTGCGTTATCTGCCACTGCGAGCCG CAGAGGAACCGCCGAGGGAAGCCAGCAGGAAAAGTGAACTGCAAGAACATGAAGCAGGACTGCCCGGTGCCAGCCTGCCCACGGGCCACGCTGCTGCCCGGGCACTGCTGCCACACCTGCCCCAAAG GACCCCCAGAGAAGAGTTCTGCACTTGCCCTCGACACCTTCGAGTACTTCCAGGACAAGGAGGATGACCTGGAGAAGCCCTACAATGACCGCTCCTACCTCAGCTCCGAGGGGCTGGCCCGTGATGATGCCCGCACAG AGTTCGTGGCCTTGCTGACGAGCGGTGGCTCAGAGCTGTGGCACCCGACGTCCAGTGCGGTGGCCAAGGCTCGCTTCACCCTGCTGCGCTCCTACCTGCTCTTCTCCATCAGCTACGAGCG GCTGGGGCGGCCGAGCCGGGTGCGTTTCAGTGACCCTGAGGGCAATGTCTTGTTCGAACACCCCGTGCAGAAGACCGCTGCCTCCGAGGAGGGCATG CTCTGCGGGATGTGGAGGACAGTGTCCAAGGCCAACGTCCAGCTGCTGAGGGGGGAGCAGCTCCGAGTGTCCCTTGTCACCCGTACACAGCCCTCTGGAGAGGTCCATGGGCACATCCTCAAGCACCGGGCGCTCTTTGCTG AGACGTTCAGTGCCATCCTGACCTCATCGGACCCCACACACCTGGGTGCTGGGGGCATGGCCATGCTGACGCTGAGTGACGCAGAGAACAACCTGCACTTCATCCTCATGGCCCGGGGGCTGCTGGAGCCTGGTGCCGGGG AATCCCCCTCGGTTCCGCTGCGGGTGCGCATCTTGCACCAGGGCCAGACACTGCGGGAGGTCCATGCCAACATTACCGTGGAG GACCCTGACTTTGCGGAGGTGCTGAGCGAGCTCTCTGCCCGTGAGCTGCAGTGGTTGGTGCAGGGGCAGCTCCGCATCGTGGCTGAGACAGAGGGCCGGCACGCACGCCAGCTGGCAGGCACCATCACCACCCGCCGCAGCTGTGACA CCATACAAAGCGTGCTGTGTGGAGCAGATGCCTTGCTGCCAACCAAGACAGGGGCTGCAGGTTCGGCCAAGCTGGCACTGCACGAGAATGGCACCCTGGAGTACCAG GTGCAGGTGGTGGGCACTGCCAGTGAGGTGGTGGGCATCACGCTGGAGACCAAACCCCGGCGGAAGAGCAAGAGGAACATCCTGTTTGACATGACACCCAGCTACAAGGACGGGCTG GCCTGGGGCACCTGGCAGAACCCCAGTGCCCGCGATGCCCACATGCTGCTGCAGAATGAGCTCTTCCTCAACGTGGCCACCAAGGACTGGGCGGAGGGTGAGCTGCGGGGCCAAGTCATCTCCTTGCCCTACAGCGGGCTGCTTGCCCGCTACACAG AGATGCCCGTGGTGCTGGCGGGGCAGCTGGTGTCCCCCCCGGTGGGCAGCGGTGCGGGGGGGCACGCCTGGCTCTCGCTGGATGAGCACTGCCACCTGCACTACGAGATCTCGGTGGCGGGGCTGGGCCGCCCGGCCGATGGCACCATCAGCGCCCATCTCCATGGCGTGGCTGAGCTGGGCGAGATGGGCACCCGGCCCCACCAGCACAAGCGCCTGCTCAAGGGTTTCTACAGCACCGAG GCTCAGGGGGTGGTGAAGGACCTGGATGCtgacctgctgcagcacctgGCGCAGGGCACTGCCTTCCTGCAAGTCAGCACCAAAGCCCACCCTAATGGAGAAATGCGAGGACGG GTGCACATCCCCAACCAGTGCCATGCAGGAGGGACGCGCCTGGCCCCGGGGGAAGCCCTGGGGGAGGCCGAGCTCCCTGAGGGCACCAAGACCAGGGATCTGGAGCAGCTGAAGAAGGACCCCAACTCCTGCTTCTTTGAGGGGCAGCACCGGGCACACGGCACTCGCTGGGCACCTGACTATGACAAGAAGTGCTCCATCTGCAGCTGCCAG AAGCGCACGGTGATTTGCGACCCCATCCTGTGCCAGCCCCTCAACTGTACCCGCCAGGTGCACCCCGAGGAGCTGTGCTGCCCCATCTGCGAAG AGAAGAAGACtgggcaggaggagctgaagCTGGAGCGGGCACGGGACAGTAGTGAGG gCTGCTACTTCGATGGGGACAAGACATGGCGAGGCTCTGGCACCCGCTGGCACCCTGTTGTGCCCCCCTTCGGCCTCATCAAATGTGCCATCTGCACCTGCAAG GGCACCACGGGTGAAGTACACTGCGAGAAGGTGCAGTGCCCACGGCTCACTTGTGCCAACCCTGTGCGCGCCAGCCCCTCTGACTGCTGCAAGCAGTGCCCAG ccccagagaAGAGTGTCCCTGAGCTGGCCGACACCATGCAGGCGGATGGGCCACGGGCATGCCGCTTTGGGCGCCGCTGGTACCTCAACAATGAGAGCTGGCATCCCTCCGTGCCCCCCTTTGGAGAAATGAAGTGTATCCTGTGCTGGTGTGTG TCGGGGGAGACACACTGCCAGCGCCAGGAGTGCCccccagctgcctgcaccagcCCTGCCAGGAGGGACAACCCCTGCTGCGCCAAGTGCCGTG CCCCGGATGCCCCCGTGGATGCACAGGAGAAAGTTCATGAGGCCAGGGCAGAGGCACGGAGCCGCTGA
- the CHRD gene encoding chordin isoform X6 → MRAALLLLLAVLLLLPGRAARPKLALPIRPDTDPLPPGGAAGCAFGGHFYALEETWHPDLGEPFGVMRCVICHCEPQRNRRGKPAGKVNCKNMKQDCPVPACPRATLLPGHCCHTCPKALPGPPEKSSALALDTFEYFQDKEDDLEKPYNDRSYLSSEGLARDDARTEFVALLTSGGSELWHPTSSAVAKARFTLLRSYLLFSISYERLGRPSRVRFSDPEGNVLFEHPVQKTAASEEGMPCRHPQLCGMWRTVSKANVQLLRGEQLRVSLVTRTQPSGEVHGHILKHRALFAETFSAILTSSDPTHLGAGGMAMLTLSDAENNLHFILMARGLLEPGAGGEESPSVPLRVRILHQGQTLREVHANITVEDPDFAEVLSELSARELQWLVQGQLRIVAETEGRHARQLAGTITTRRSCDTIQSVLCGADALLPTKTGAAGSAKLALHENGTLEYQVQVVGTASEVVGITLETKPRRKSKRNILFDMTPSYKDGLAWGTWQNPSARDAHMLLQNELFLNVATKDWAEGELRGQVISLPYSGLLARYTEMPVVLAGQLVSPPVGSGAGGHAWLSLDEHCHLHYEISVAGLGRPADGTISAHLHGVAELGEMGTRPHQHKRLLKGFYSTEAQGVVKDLDADLLQHLAQGTAFLQVSTKAHPNGEMRGRVHIPNQCHAGGTRLAPGEALGEAELPEGTKTRDLEQLKKDPNSCFFEGQHRAHGTRWAPDYDKKCSICSCQKRTVICDPILCQPLNCTRQVHPEELCCPICEEKKTGQEELKLERARDSSEGCYFDGDKTWRGSGTRWHPVVPPFGLIKCAICTCKGTTGEVHCEKVQCPRLTCANPVRASPSDCCKQCPAPEKSVPELADTMQADGPRACRFGRRWYLNNESWHPSVPPFGEMKCILCWCVSGETHCQRQECPPAACTSPARRDNPCCAKCRAPDAPVDAQEKVHEARAEARSR, encoded by the exons ATGCGCGCTgcgctgctcctgctgctcgccgtgctcctgctgctgcccggccgcgccgcccgccccaaGCTCGCCCTGCCCATCCGGCCCGACACGGACCCGCTGCCCCCCGGAGGGGCGGCAG GCTGCGCCTTCGGGGGTCACTTCTATGCCCTGGAGGAGACGTGGCACCCGGACCTGGGGGAGCCCTTCGGGGTCATGCGCTGCGTTATCTGCCACTGCGAGCCG CAGAGGAACCGCCGAGGGAAGCCAGCAGGAAAAGTGAACTGCAAGAACATGAAGCAGGACTGCCCGGTGCCAGCCTGCCCACGGGCCACGCTGCTGCCCGGGCACTGCTGCCACACCTGCCCCAAAG CTTTGCCAGGACCCCCAGAGAAGAGTTCTGCACTTGCCCTCGACACCTTCGAGTACTTCCAGGACAAGGAGGATGACCTGGAGAAGCCCTACAATGACCGCTCCTACCTCAGCTCCGAGGGGCTGGCCCGTGATGATGCCCGCACAG AGTTCGTGGCCTTGCTGACGAGCGGTGGCTCAGAGCTGTGGCACCCGACGTCCAGTGCGGTGGCCAAGGCTCGCTTCACCCTGCTGCGCTCCTACCTGCTCTTCTCCATCAGCTACGAGCG GCTGGGGCGGCCGAGCCGGGTGCGTTTCAGTGACCCTGAGGGCAATGTCTTGTTCGAACACCCCGTGCAGAAGACCGCTGCCTCCGAGGAGGGCATG CCCTGCCGTCACCCGCAGCTCTGCGGGATGTGGAGGACAGTGTCCAAGGCCAACGTCCAGCTGCTGAGGGGGGAGCAGCTCCGAGTGTCCCTTGTCACCCGTACACAGCCCTCTGGAGAGGTCCATGGGCACATCCTCAAGCACCGGGCGCTCTTTGCTG AGACGTTCAGTGCCATCCTGACCTCATCGGACCCCACACACCTGGGTGCTGGGGGCATGGCCATGCTGACGCTGAGTGACGCAGAGAACAACCTGCACTTCATCCTCATGGCCCGGGGGCTGCTGGAGCCTGGTGCCGGGGGTGAGG AATCCCCCTCGGTTCCGCTGCGGGTGCGCATCTTGCACCAGGGCCAGACACTGCGGGAGGTCCATGCCAACATTACCGTGGAG GACCCTGACTTTGCGGAGGTGCTGAGCGAGCTCTCTGCCCGTGAGCTGCAGTGGTTGGTGCAGGGGCAGCTCCGCATCGTGGCTGAGACAGAGGGCCGGCACGCACGCCAGCTGGCAGGCACCATCACCACCCGCCGCAGCTGTGACA CCATACAAAGCGTGCTGTGTGGAGCAGATGCCTTGCTGCCAACCAAGACAGGGGCTGCAGGTTCGGCCAAGCTGGCACTGCACGAGAATGGCACCCTGGAGTACCAG GTGCAGGTGGTGGGCACTGCCAGTGAGGTGGTGGGCATCACGCTGGAGACCAAACCCCGGCGGAAGAGCAAGAGGAACATCCTGTTTGACATGACACCCAGCTACAAGGACGGGCTG GCCTGGGGCACCTGGCAGAACCCCAGTGCCCGCGATGCCCACATGCTGCTGCAGAATGAGCTCTTCCTCAACGTGGCCACCAAGGACTGGGCGGAGGGTGAGCTGCGGGGCCAAGTCATCTCCTTGCCCTACAGCGGGCTGCTTGCCCGCTACACAG AGATGCCCGTGGTGCTGGCGGGGCAGCTGGTGTCCCCCCCGGTGGGCAGCGGTGCGGGGGGGCACGCCTGGCTCTCGCTGGATGAGCACTGCCACCTGCACTACGAGATCTCGGTGGCGGGGCTGGGCCGCCCGGCCGATGGCACCATCAGCGCCCATCTCCATGGCGTGGCTGAGCTGGGCGAGATGGGCACCCGGCCCCACCAGCACAAGCGCCTGCTCAAGGGTTTCTACAGCACCGAG GCTCAGGGGGTGGTGAAGGACCTGGATGCtgacctgctgcagcacctgGCGCAGGGCACTGCCTTCCTGCAAGTCAGCACCAAAGCCCACCCTAATGGAGAAATGCGAGGACGG GTGCACATCCCCAACCAGTGCCATGCAGGAGGGACGCGCCTGGCCCCGGGGGAAGCCCTGGGGGAGGCCGAGCTCCCTGAGGGCACCAAGACCAGGGATCTGGAGCAGCTGAAGAAGGACCCCAACTCCTGCTTCTTTGAGGGGCAGCACCGGGCACACGGCACTCGCTGGGCACCTGACTATGACAAGAAGTGCTCCATCTGCAGCTGCCAG AAGCGCACGGTGATTTGCGACCCCATCCTGTGCCAGCCCCTCAACTGTACCCGCCAGGTGCACCCCGAGGAGCTGTGCTGCCCCATCTGCGAAG AGAAGAAGACtgggcaggaggagctgaagCTGGAGCGGGCACGGGACAGTAGTGAGG gCTGCTACTTCGATGGGGACAAGACATGGCGAGGCTCTGGCACCCGCTGGCACCCTGTTGTGCCCCCCTTCGGCCTCATCAAATGTGCCATCTGCACCTGCAAG GGCACCACGGGTGAAGTACACTGCGAGAAGGTGCAGTGCCCACGGCTCACTTGTGCCAACCCTGTGCGCGCCAGCCCCTCTGACTGCTGCAAGCAGTGCCCAG ccccagagaAGAGTGTCCCTGAGCTGGCCGACACCATGCAGGCGGATGGGCCACGGGCATGCCGCTTTGGGCGCCGCTGGTACCTCAACAATGAGAGCTGGCATCCCTCCGTGCCCCCCTTTGGAGAAATGAAGTGTATCCTGTGCTGGTGTGTG TCGGGGGAGACACACTGCCAGCGCCAGGAGTGCCccccagctgcctgcaccagcCCTGCCAGGAGGGACAACCCCTGCTGCGCCAAGTGCCGTG CCCCGGATGCCCCCGTGGATGCACAGGAGAAAGTTCATGAGGCCAGGGCAGAGGCACGGAGCCGCTGA